One stretch of Glycine soja cultivar W05 chromosome 7, ASM419377v2, whole genome shotgun sequence DNA includes these proteins:
- the LOC114418887 gene encoding zinc finger CCCH domain-containing protein 20-like produces MMLGEHHRANPTVHVPPWPTHDDPTAEMYSAFLTNDVNAGEYSPYYLQEALTALQRFLPSNETDADSDTEAQPDAAVDAYSCDHFRMYEFKVRRCARGRSHDWTECPYAHPGEKARRRDPRKFHYSGAACPEFRKGNCKKGDTCEFAHGVFECWLHPARYRTQPCKDGTSCRRRVCFFAHTPEQLRVLPMQSPRSAANSSESYDGSPMRQMMSPAAFMSSPAASLSPPESPPVSPSINEMVASLRNLQLGKMKSMPQSRNVSVGSPGYGSPRGSVLRPGFCSLPTTPTQQPVRSGVNCFDFWDQSCEEEPVMERVESGRGIRAKMFEKLSKENSLEGSGTGSGQGSGAPDVGWVSELVN; encoded by the coding sequence atgatgctCGGAGAGCACCATCGCGCGAATCCAACGGTTCACGTGCCACCGTGGCCAAcccacgacgatccaacggccGAGATGTACTCCGCGTTTTTAACAAACGACGTCAATGCTGGTGAGTACTCTCCGTACTATCTTCAAGAAGCACTAACGGCTCTGCAGCGTTTTCTGCCGTCTAACGAAACGGACGCTGACTCGGACACGGAGGCTCAACCCGACGCGGCGGTGGACGCGTACTCGTGCGACCATTTCCGCATGTACGAGTTCAAGGTCCGTCGATGCGCACGTGGCAGGTCACACGACTGGACGGAGTGTCCGTACGCGCATCCCGGCGAGAAGGCTCGACGCCGGGACCCGAGAAAGTTCCACTACTCCGGCGCGGCGTGCCCGGAGTTTCGCAAGGGAAACTGCAAGAAAGGCGACACGTGCGAGTTCGCGCACGGCGTTTTCGAGTGCTGGCTCCACCCGGCGCGCTATCGGACTCAGCCTTGCAAGGACGGCACGAGTTGCCGGCGGCGGGTGTGCTTCTTCGCGCACACGCCGGAGCAGCTGCGCGTCTTGCCGATGCAGAGTCCGCGTAGCGCGGCGAACTCGTCTGAGTCCTACGACGGTTCGCCGATGAGACAGATGATGTCTCCGGCGGCGTTCATGTCCTCTCCGGCGGCTTCTCTCTCTCCTCCGGAGTCTCCGCCGGTGTCGCCGTCGATCAACGAGATGGTGGCTTCTCTGCGGAATCTGCAGCTCGGGAAAATGAAATCGATGCCTCAAAGTAGAAACGTTTCGGTCGGATCACCGGGTTACGGTTCGCCGAGAGGATCGGTGCTCCGACCCGGGTTTTGCAGTCTTCCAACAACGCCCACTCAGCAACCGGTTCGGTCAGGGGTGAACTGTTTCGATTTTTGGGATCAGAGTTGTGAGGAGGAACCAGTTATGGAGAGGGTGGAGTCAGGGAGGGGTATAAGGGCTAAGATGTTTGAGAAGCTGAGCAAGGAGAATTCTTTGGAAGGGTCGGGTACGGGTTCGGGTCAAGGAAGTGGTGCTCCGGATGTTGGGTGGGTCTCGGAGCTGGTTAactga